A single window of Syntrophus aciditrophicus SB DNA harbors:
- a CDS encoding rubredoxin, protein MEKYRCSICQYIYDPDKGDTRGDIPAGTAFEDLPIDWTCPSCGAAKSKFKISRVKEIRNPYASK, encoded by the coding sequence ATGGAAAAATACAGGTGTTCAATCTGCCAATATATCTACGATCCTGACAAAGGAGACACCAGGGGCGACATCCCGGCAGGCACCGCCTTTGAAGATCTCCCTATCGACTGGACATGCCCGTCTTGTGGCGCGGCAAAATCCAAGTTTAAAATCTCAAGAGTCAAAGAAATACGCAACCCTTATGCATCCAAGTAA
- a CDS encoding FAD-dependent oxidoreductase, with protein sequence MEKANSNFGDVMVVGGGISGIQASLDLATAGFKVYLVEKSPSIGGHMAQLDKTFPTNDCSMUILAPKLVEVGRHPNIEVLTYTEVDRVAGEVGDFKVTLTKKPRYIIEDKCSGCTTCVEYCPVVYPDVYNQEISKNKAVHVYFAQAIPLVTYIDESCLYLKEDKCRICEAVCKQDAIDFSQVPEQMEVNVGAIILSAGLEPFDPRLSKEYHYGEFANVVTGMDFERLLCATGPYGGEILRASDLKHPHKIAWLSCVGSRRVTEGENSYCSMVCCTYSQKHAILTKDHDPDAECTIFHNDVRSYGKDFERYVDRTEALPGIRFIRSYVSIVREDPVTKNVFVRYSTPDEGVKEEEFDMVVLSVGLAPPLEVKAMAEKFGIELNEHNFCKVDPRNSLQTSRPGIFVSGGFQGPLDIPESVFGASGAGSQCGELLDYRRGNLSRERVYPEEKDVSGEEPKIAVFVCHCGANIGRIVNVPEVVEYALTLPNVVYAQEQLFSCATNSAQEITDMTREKGINRVIVAACSPRTLENLFRDTVREAGINQYYYEMPNIREHNSWVHAKEKEEATQKAKDLLRMSVARARRLQALQEFDLPVNNNALIVGGGVAGMVCALSIAEQGHEVYLLEKEKELGGNARRIHTTLEGMDVQAYLKDLIQKVYGNQLIHVYTGATITEATGYIGNFVTRVTSERGPAEIKHGAAVIAIGAEEYKPTEYLYGQDERVMTQLELEEKIARGDEAVINGESLVMIQCVGCRNEDRNYCSRICCSHAVKNALKLKEKNPAKDIYILFRDMRTYGFAEDYYRQASENDVKFIRYEPETAPEVEAVVEEGKPVLRVSVLDPILGQGLALDADHLVLSAAVLPSEATREVANQFKVTLSLDGFFKEAHVKLRPVEFATDGVFLCGLAQYPKHINETINQAYGAAGRVITLLSRDTVTASGSVCEVDEKRCMGCGACASVCTYGAIEMRETKQGRKATMNPVLCKGDGLCNAMCPTGAISLRHYTEDELLAQIDAIVPEQVSVEVD encoded by the coding sequence ATGGAAAAAGCAAACAGTAATTTTGGAGATGTAATGGTCGTCGGCGGCGGGATCAGCGGCATTCAAGCCTCTTTAGATCTGGCCACCGCCGGTTTCAAGGTTTACCTGGTGGAGAAGTCGCCCAGCATTGGCGGGCACATGGCCCAGCTGGACAAGACCTTCCCCACCAATGACTGCTCCATGTGAATTCTCGCACCTAAACTGGTCGAGGTCGGCCGGCATCCGAATATCGAGGTCCTGACTTACACGGAAGTGGATCGTGTAGCCGGGGAGGTGGGAGATTTCAAGGTCACACTGACGAAAAAACCCAGATACATCATCGAGGACAAGTGCTCGGGCTGTACTACCTGCGTGGAGTACTGTCCGGTCGTCTATCCCGATGTCTACAATCAGGAGATATCAAAGAACAAGGCGGTTCATGTGTACTTCGCCCAGGCCATTCCCCTGGTGACATACATCGATGAGAGCTGCCTTTACCTGAAGGAGGACAAGTGCCGGATCTGCGAAGCCGTGTGCAAGCAGGACGCCATCGACTTCAGTCAGGTTCCCGAGCAGATGGAGGTCAATGTGGGGGCCATCATCCTGTCGGCAGGTCTTGAGCCGTTCGATCCCCGGCTGAGCAAGGAATACCATTACGGGGAGTTTGCCAACGTGGTCACCGGCATGGACTTCGAGCGGCTGCTGTGCGCCACCGGTCCCTATGGGGGCGAGATCCTGCGCGCCTCCGACCTGAAGCATCCCCATAAAATCGCGTGGCTTTCCTGTGTCGGCTCCCGACGGGTGACCGAGGGCGAGAACAGCTACTGCTCCATGGTCTGCTGCACCTACAGTCAGAAGCATGCCATCCTGACGAAGGATCACGACCCCGATGCGGAGTGCACGATCTTCCATAACGATGTGCGTTCCTATGGGAAGGATTTCGAGCGCTACGTCGACCGGACGGAGGCCCTTCCCGGGATCCGGTTCATTCGCAGCTATGTGTCCATCGTTCGAGAGGACCCAGTCACGAAGAATGTTTTCGTCCGGTATTCCACGCCTGATGAAGGGGTCAAGGAAGAAGAATTCGACATGGTGGTTCTGTCGGTCGGTCTGGCTCCTCCGCTGGAGGTGAAGGCGATGGCGGAGAAGTTCGGCATCGAGTTGAACGAACATAATTTCTGCAAGGTCGATCCCCGCAATTCGTTGCAGACCAGCCGGCCCGGGATTTTTGTCAGTGGAGGCTTCCAGGGGCCGCTGGATATTCCCGAGTCGGTTTTCGGCGCCAGCGGGGCCGGCTCCCAGTGCGGCGAGCTTCTGGACTACCGGCGGGGGAACCTGTCCAGGGAAAGGGTTTATCCCGAGGAAAAGGATGTTTCCGGGGAAGAGCCGAAGATCGCCGTCTTCGTCTGCCATTGCGGCGCGAACATCGGCCGGATCGTCAACGTCCCCGAGGTCGTGGAGTACGCCCTGACGCTGCCCAACGTGGTCTACGCGCAGGAGCAGCTCTTCTCCTGCGCGACGAACTCCGCCCAGGAGATCACCGACATGACCCGGGAGAAGGGGATCAACCGCGTGATCGTCGCCGCCTGCTCGCCGCGAACCCTGGAGAACCTGTTCCGGGATACCGTTCGCGAGGCGGGGATCAACCAGTATTATTATGAAATGCCCAACATCCGGGAGCACAACTCCTGGGTTCACGCGAAGGAAAAAGAAGAAGCGACCCAGAAGGCCAAGGATCTCCTCCGGATGTCCGTGGCTCGTGCTCGTCGTCTGCAGGCCCTGCAGGAATTTGACCTGCCGGTGAACAACAATGCGCTCATCGTCGGCGGCGGTGTTGCCGGCATGGTTTGCGCCCTTTCCATCGCCGAACAGGGTCATGAGGTCTACCTCCTGGAGAAGGAGAAGGAGTTGGGCGGAAACGCCAGAAGGATTCACACCACGCTGGAAGGGATGGATGTCCAGGCCTACCTGAAAGACCTGATCCAGAAGGTCTACGGGAATCAGCTGATTCATGTCTACACCGGGGCCACCATCACGGAGGCGACGGGTTATATCGGCAATTTCGTCACCAGGGTGACTTCGGAAAGAGGTCCCGCGGAGATCAAACACGGGGCCGCCGTCATCGCCATCGGCGCCGAGGAATACAAGCCCACGGAATACCTTTACGGGCAGGACGAGCGGGTGATGACCCAGTTGGAGCTGGAAGAAAAGATTGCCCGGGGCGACGAAGCGGTCATCAATGGCGAGAGCCTGGTGATGATCCAGTGTGTGGGCTGCCGGAACGAAGACCGGAACTACTGTTCCCGGATCTGCTGCAGTCATGCGGTCAAGAATGCCCTGAAGCTCAAGGAGAAGAATCCCGCGAAGGATATCTACATCCTCTTCCGGGATATGAGGACTTACGGGTTTGCCGAGGATTATTACCGGCAGGCTTCGGAGAATGATGTCAAGTTTATCCGCTATGAGCCGGAGACCGCCCCCGAGGTGGAAGCCGTTGTGGAGGAAGGGAAGCCGGTGCTGCGGGTGAGTGTTCTCGATCCGATTCTGGGTCAGGGTCTTGCCCTGGATGCGGATCACCTTGTTCTGTCGGCCGCGGTGCTTCCCTCGGAAGCGACCAGGGAAGTGGCGAATCAGTTCAAGGTGACATTGAGCCTGGACGGCTTCTTCAAGGAAGCCCATGTGAAGCTGCGTCCGGTGGAATTTGCGACGGACGGTGTTTTCCTCTGTGGGCTGGCTCAATATCCCAAGCACATCAATGAGACGATCAACCAGGCGTATGGTGCGGCGGGCCGGGTCATCACCCTTCTGTCCCGCGACACGGTCACCGCCTCGGGTTCCGTCTGCGAGGTGGATGAGAAGAGGTGCATGGGCTGCGGGGCTTGCGCGTCGGTCTGTACTTACGGGGCCATCGAAATGCGCGAGACCAAGCAGGGCCGGAAAGCGACCATGAATCCCGTTCTCTGCAAGGGGGATGGTCTGTGCAACGCCATGTGTCCGACCGGAGCGATTTCCCTGAGGCACTATACCGAGGATGAACTCCTGGCCCAGATAGACGCGATCGTACCGGAGCAGGTGTCGGTCGAAGTCGACTGA
- a CDS encoding HIT family protein, which yields MNKNIADCIFCNMIAKNDYDIFYRNELFVAVVDVCPKNVGHFLILPVRHIESIYELTGDEILQFNKVALDIMSNNFHKIDLIGRYKHFIDSASESDTKAIERCRNSIDFINMEVKLEPSGFSCGFNEGSNSGKEYEHLHMHVVPAYKNRPNERGCRSLTVGVDY from the coding sequence ATGAACAAAAATATCGCCGATTGTATATTTTGCAACATGATAGCAAAGAATGATTATGATATTTTTTATCGTAATGAATTGTTTGTCGCAGTGGTTGATGTTTGTCCTAAAAACGTAGGACATTTTCTAATTCTTCCTGTAAGGCATATTGAGAGCATTTATGAGTTGACTGGTGATGAAATCTTACAATTTAACAAAGTAGCTTTGGATATAATGTCAAATAATTTTCATAAAATTGATCTTATTGGAAGGTATAAGCATTTTATTGATTCGGCATCAGAATCAGATACAAAAGCTATTGAAAGATGCAGAAATTCAATTGATTTTATAAACATGGAGGTAAAACTTGAACCTTCGGGATTTTCCTGTGGTTTTAATGAGGGTTCGAATTCTGGAAAGGAATATGAGCATTTGCATATGCACGTAGTTCCGGCTTATAAGAACAGGCCGAATGAACGTGGTTGCAGAAGTTTAACCGTTGGCGTGGACTATTAG
- a CDS encoding aldehyde ferredoxin oxidoreductase N-terminal domain-containing protein produces MRYAETGYDLEIDLSTGNIERVERDPSLTETLLGGLGICVKTMWDRVPPETKAFDPENLLIFSAPLLVGTPAMSCNRTAVVTLSPQTNLLAYPMMGGFWAAELKYAGYDRVIFRGKSPRLVYIWIHNDKVEIRDAEHLRGKGAVEVRELIREELKEPNAAVCAIGAAGEHRNFLASIEQGRSSSSRLGGGAVMGDKNIKAIAVRGTKDINLADGAKFWAHMKDVIDYINYRNANPIPDVMTILSGIGSPQEMVHTDEKWHTENFMWGNARTRRRGFWDEKISVEWPKTQLSAIKRLISCFNCPQHCGALISFRDVPRFKQKCFTKMTYCMGAYVDDLAFNFSISQKATEYGLDGFGTPQCLAMAVELREAGILTEEDFAGTDEYPPCPPAEDKEGTFYWLLDRFALRQGIGDIMADGTYWMGKRIGKGAEVYAHNTIKKHEQLPLKLGTIDPIYYLMYTTNEKISITQIEGNWPQGAFPTMEQRERFIKDWPQLPDDHFKQYLLDWEPRGENSIPYYPKPHMCSEIVDWMEMLHNIDDATGFCCGMSSFCLKPPYHIHNIPKLVSAATGMDLDEAGIKKIVNRSRNLHRAFNLMRGMTRADEVPPEDHWKRRDHEYEEKLLDTYYLYKGWNLDGVPTRERLEELDLGYVADELEKRGILKNG; encoded by the coding sequence ATGAGGTACGCAGAGACTGGATATGATTTAGAAATTGATTTATCGACGGGCAACATAGAGCGGGTTGAAAGAGATCCGAGTTTGACCGAAACCCTTCTGGGAGGACTGGGCATATGCGTCAAGACCATGTGGGACCGGGTACCACCTGAAACCAAGGCGTTTGATCCGGAGAATCTACTGATATTCAGTGCCCCTCTTTTGGTTGGTACGCCGGCGATGAGCTGTAACCGTACTGCCGTGGTCACCCTTTCTCCTCAGACAAACCTGTTGGCCTATCCGATGATGGGAGGATTCTGGGCGGCGGAACTGAAGTATGCCGGATACGACAGGGTCATCTTTCGCGGCAAGTCTCCCAGGCTTGTTTACATCTGGATCCACAACGACAAGGTGGAAATCCGCGATGCCGAGCATTTGAGAGGTAAAGGCGCCGTTGAGGTTCGGGAGCTTATCAGAGAGGAATTGAAAGAGCCGAACGCCGCTGTCTGCGCCATCGGTGCAGCCGGTGAGCACCGGAACTTCCTGGCTTCCATTGAACAGGGTCGGTCGAGCTCCAGCCGTCTCGGAGGAGGCGCCGTAATGGGAGACAAGAACATCAAGGCGATTGCCGTCCGGGGAACCAAGGACATTAACCTCGCCGATGGGGCAAAATTCTGGGCGCACATGAAGGATGTCATCGATTATATCAATTACCGGAACGCCAATCCCATTCCGGACGTCATGACAATTCTGTCAGGAATCGGGTCGCCGCAGGAGATGGTCCACACGGATGAAAAATGGCACACGGAAAACTTCATGTGGGGAAATGCCCGCACCCGGAGAAGGGGGTTCTGGGACGAAAAAATCTCCGTGGAATGGCCGAAAACGCAATTGAGCGCAATCAAACGGCTGATCAGTTGCTTCAACTGTCCACAACATTGCGGAGCCCTGATTTCCTTCCGGGATGTTCCCCGATTCAAGCAGAAGTGCTTCACGAAGATGACTTATTGCATGGGGGCCTATGTAGACGATCTGGCCTTCAACTTCAGTATCTCACAGAAGGCAACGGAGTACGGCCTGGACGGGTTTGGAACCCCTCAATGTCTGGCAATGGCTGTCGAGCTTAGAGAAGCGGGCATTCTGACTGAAGAGGACTTTGCCGGGACGGATGAATATCCACCCTGTCCGCCCGCTGAAGATAAAGAAGGAACGTTTTACTGGCTCCTTGACCGGTTCGCACTTCGGCAGGGAATCGGAGACATAATGGCCGACGGCACTTACTGGATGGGTAAAAGGATCGGCAAAGGCGCCGAGGTATACGCCCATAATACCATCAAGAAACATGAGCAGCTTCCTCTGAAGCTGGGAACGATTGATCCCATTTACTACCTCATGTATACAACCAACGAGAAAATCAGTATTACCCAGATTGAAGGGAACTGGCCCCAGGGTGCTTTCCCCACGATGGAGCAGAGGGAAAGATTCATCAAAGATTGGCCCCAGCTTCCTGACGATCATTTCAAGCAATATCTCCTTGACTGGGAACCGCGCGGTGAAAACTCGATACCCTATTACCCGAAACCTCATATGTGCTCTGAAATCGTGGACTGGATGGAGATGCTCCACAACATCGACGACGCTACGGGATTCTGCTGCGGTATGTCGTCATTCTGCCTGAAGCCTCCGTACCATATACACAACATTCCGAAACTGGTGTCAGCGGCAACGGGGATGGATCTCGATGAGGCAGGGATAAAGAAAATCGTCAACCGCAGCCGTAATCTGCACAGGGCTTTTAATTTGATGAGAGGTATGACCCGAGCGGATGAAGTGCCGCCTGAAGATCACTGGAAGCGGAGAGACCACGAGTACGAAGAAAAACTCCTCGATACCTATTACCTTTACAAGGGGTGGAATCTGGACGGTGTTCCGACCCGGGAGAGACTCGAGGAGCTGGATTTGGGTTATGTGGCAGACGAATTAGAAAAGAGAGGTATATTGAAAAATGGCTAA
- a CDS encoding pyridoxine 5'-phosphate synthase — MPMGGVFYFKRNFLSVKIDYLAMLGEARGNNPDLVEGAVICENAGSDGITVHLRKDRRHIQDKDVLALKGVVRGKFNIEIPLSDEIIGIAKEIKPTQVTIVPEKKHESKEGGGFDVRRYRQKVKDTVKFFHDQDILVSLLVDPDAETVELSKDCDADFVEIHAGTYCNAVDKAVIDREIARIYGAANRAAEIGIQFNAGHGLNYQNVLPVLNAKLLGDVIIGRSIFERAETVGLFKAVDEMLEVLE; from the coding sequence ATGCCAATGGGAGGAGTATTTTATTTCAAGCGTAATTTTTTAAGTGTAAAGATCGATTATCTGGCAATGTTGGGTGAAGCACGGGGCAATAATCCTGACCTCGTTGAAGGTGCGGTCATCTGCGAAAATGCCGGCAGTGACGGCATTACAGTCCATCTTCGGAAAGACAGGCGTCATATACAGGATAAGGATGTCTTAGCTTTAAAAGGCGTGGTCCGCGGAAAATTCAACATTGAGATACCGCTCTCCGATGAAATCATCGGTATAGCAAAAGAAATTAAACCGACTCAGGTTACAATTGTCCCAGAAAAGAAGCATGAAAGCAAAGAAGGCGGCGGATTTGACGTCAGACGATACAGACAAAAAGTCAAAGACACAGTTAAATTCTTTCATGATCAAGACATACTGGTTTCTCTCCTGGTTGACCCCGACGCGGAAACAGTTGAACTTTCGAAAGACTGCGATGCTGATTTCGTAGAGATCCATGCCGGGACATATTGTAACGCCGTTGACAAAGCCGTAATTGATCGAGAAATCGCTCGGATATATGGAGCCGCCAACCGTGCGGCAGAAATTGGAATACAATTCAATGCCGGACATGGTCTGAATTACCAGAATGTTTTGCCAGTCTTAAATGCAAAGTTACTGGGCGATGTCATAATCGGACGTTCAATATTTGAAAGGGCTGAAACTGTCGGCCTGTTCAAGGCAGTTGATGAAATGCTGGAAGTATTGGAATAG
- a CDS encoding IscA/HesB family protein, with translation MIEATEKAVEKIKQFLEDNQEGGKIRILLQSQRNTPYLAMILDEPKGDDLIVTEQGIPFIIDKELLEKAKPIRIDFIESAKRSGFQITSRLPVLGCYR, from the coding sequence ATGATAGAAGCCACAGAAAAGGCTGTTGAAAAAATAAAACAATTTTTGGAAGACAATCAGGAGGGTGGCAAAATCAGAATTCTTTTGCAGTCGCAGCGCAACACACCTTATCTCGCCATGATTCTGGATGAGCCAAAGGGAGATGATTTGATTGTAACGGAACAGGGTATTCCCTTCATCATTGATAAGGAACTCCTGGAAAAAGCCAAACCGATCAGAATTGATTTCATCGAATCTGCGAAACGATCGGGTTTTCAAATCACCTCCCGTCTCCCCGTGCTTGGCTGTTACAGGTAA
- a CDS encoding (Fe-S)-binding protein: METIAPFKEIIEEVKAHGGDAFKRCFQCGLCDAVCPWNKVRQFSMRKIVREATFGLTDIESEEMWRCTTCGRCPQQCPRDVKQIESGVALRRIATEYGVFPHSVQPIKSIRGSLVGSGNPLNEERGKRADWARGLDVKPFAEGMEILYFPDCYACYDPRMKKVAVATARILQAAGVDFGILGDKEVCCGESIRKAGDEEVFQRLAKENIKAFIDAGVKKILVSSPHCYHTFKNEYPEFRVNFEIVHITQYLAELIGEGRLKLDPDKVYEKKVTWHDPCYLGRHNGIYDEPRNVLQAVPGLEFTELPEHHVASLCCGGGGGRIWMETIKGERFCDLRIDQAVDVGAEVLVTACPYCITNFEDSRVTMGLDDRIEVKEITEVISELI; encoded by the coding sequence GTGGAGACTATAGCCCCCTTCAAGGAAATTATAGAGGAAGTTAAAGCGCACGGTGGAGACGCCTTCAAACGCTGTTTCCAATGCGGCTTGTGCGATGCCGTCTGTCCCTGGAACAAGGTGCGGCAGTTCAGCATGCGCAAGATCGTCCGTGAGGCCACGTTCGGCCTGACGGACATTGAGAGTGAAGAGATGTGGCGTTGCACCACCTGCGGAAGATGTCCCCAGCAGTGTCCGCGGGACGTAAAACAGATCGAATCCGGGGTTGCCCTGCGCAGGATTGCCACGGAGTACGGCGTATTTCCCCATTCCGTACAGCCGATCAAGAGCATCAGAGGCAGCCTTGTCGGTTCAGGGAACCCGCTGAACGAGGAGCGGGGCAAGCGAGCGGACTGGGCCAGGGGCCTGGATGTGAAGCCTTTTGCCGAGGGGATGGAGATTCTGTATTTTCCCGACTGCTATGCCTGCTATGACCCGCGGATGAAGAAGGTCGCGGTTGCCACAGCCAGGATTCTGCAGGCGGCCGGGGTGGATTTCGGCATCCTGGGCGACAAGGAAGTCTGCTGTGGCGAGAGCATCCGCAAGGCAGGCGATGAGGAGGTGTTCCAGCGCCTGGCGAAGGAGAACATCAAGGCCTTTATCGATGCGGGTGTGAAGAAGATTCTTGTTTCGTCCCCCCATTGCTACCATACCTTCAAGAACGAGTATCCCGAATTCAGGGTGAACTTCGAGATCGTTCACATCACCCAGTACCTGGCCGAGCTCATTGGCGAGGGACGGCTCAAGCTTGATCCGGACAAGGTGTATGAGAAGAAGGTCACCTGGCATGATCCCTGTTACCTGGGGCGGCACAACGGCATCTACGACGAGCCCCGCAATGTTCTGCAGGCCGTACCCGGTCTGGAGTTTACGGAGCTGCCGGAACACCATGTCGCCAGTCTGTGCTGCGGCGGCGGCGGCGGTCGGATCTGGATGGAGACGATCAAGGGAGAGCGGTTCTGCGATCTGCGGATCGATCAGGCGGTCGATGTCGGGGCGGAGGTGCTGGTCACCGCCTGTCCGTACTGCATCACCAACTTCGAGGACAGCCGGGTCACCATGGGTCTGGATGACAGGATCGAGGTTAAAGAGATCACGGAAGTGATTTCGGAATTGATTTAG
- a CDS encoding IS256 family transposase, whose translation MENNDRDYWEKQVKEEAKSVLELIIREGACRMLQAAIENEVSEYIDRFKNEKDSRNRRLVVRNGSLPEREIVTGIGPLKLKQPRIHDKREDQLFTSNILPRYMRRIPSVDALIPALYLKGISTGDFSKVLESILGKNASGLSATNIVRLKRLWEQDYKEWAGRDLSLKRYVYFWADGIYFNVRLEDAENKRQCILIIMGTLENGKKELVSILDGYRESKQAWQEMLGDLKHRGLKEGPKLAIGDGALGFWAALREEFPETVEQRCWVHKTANILDKMPKSVQPRAKGHIRDMYMAPTKEEAIKAYNHFISQYRAKYEKACDCLEKDQDRLFAFYDFPAEHWRHIRSTNPVESTFATVRLRTNRTKGCGSRLATLTMVFKLAMEAEKTWQRIRGHQLIGKVIEGIRFVDGIIMKEAA comes from the coding sequence GTGGAGAATAATGACCGCGATTATTGGGAAAAGCAAGTTAAAGAAGAAGCAAAGAGCGTCCTGGAGCTGATTATCCGAGAAGGAGCCTGCCGGATGTTGCAGGCGGCGATTGAGAACGAAGTAAGCGAGTACATTGACCGCTTTAAGAATGAAAAAGACTCAAGGAACAGGCGGTTAGTTGTGAGAAACGGTTCCTTGCCTGAAAGAGAGATCGTAACAGGTATCGGCCCCTTAAAGCTAAAACAGCCCAGGATTCATGACAAAAGAGAAGATCAGCTTTTTACGAGCAATATTCTGCCGAGATATATGCGCCGGATTCCCTCGGTTGATGCCTTAATCCCGGCACTGTATCTTAAAGGGATCTCCACGGGAGATTTCAGCAAGGTGCTGGAATCCATATTGGGGAAGAATGCATCGGGGCTTTCCGCCACCAATATCGTCCGGCTGAAGAGGCTCTGGGAGCAGGATTATAAGGAGTGGGCCGGACGGGATCTTTCTCTCAAGAGATATGTGTATTTCTGGGCCGACGGCATTTACTTCAATGTTCGTTTGGAAGATGCCGAGAATAAGCGGCAATGCATCCTGATCATTATGGGGACATTGGAAAACGGGAAGAAAGAACTCGTCTCCATCCTAGATGGCTATAGAGAAAGCAAACAGGCCTGGCAGGAGATGCTGGGAGACCTCAAGCATCGCGGGCTTAAAGAAGGTCCAAAATTGGCCATTGGTGATGGTGCCTTGGGATTCTGGGCGGCCCTGCGGGAGGAATTTCCAGAAACGGTTGAGCAGCGTTGCTGGGTTCATAAGACGGCCAATATTCTGGATAAGATGCCGAAAAGTGTCCAGCCGAGAGCCAAAGGACACATCCGGGACATGTACATGGCACCGACCAAGGAGGAAGCCATAAAGGCCTACAACCACTTCATTTCTCAATACCGGGCAAAATATGAAAAGGCTTGCGACTGCTTAGAGAAGGATCAGGACCGTCTCTTTGCATTTTATGATTTTCCGGCCGAGCATTGGCGTCACATCCGCTCAACCAACCCTGTTGAATCGACCTTTGCCACGGTCAGACTTCGCACAAATCGGACAAAGGGCTGTGGGTCAAGATTGGCAACACTGACCATGGTTTTCAAGTTGGCAATGGAAGCGGAAAAAACCTGGCAGAGAATCAGGGGCCATCAACTCATCGGCAAGGTCATTGAAGGCATCCGATTTGTGGATGGCATAATCATGAAAGAGGCTGCTTAA
- a CDS encoding hydrogenase iron-sulfur subunit: MADLRFKPRIIGFVCHWUAYGAADLAGVSRLQYTSEMRLVRVMCTGRVDFTHILRSFADGCDGVFVGGCHLGECNYITNGNYHAQNMVALTKKLLERIGLNPERLRMAFMSGAEANLYTEHVNSFVKKIKELGPLGVMEGIGKEDLDARLAELIRQVPYIKIMTNEKLAKQLTNHEDVEKLFTTEDVEKLFSEKISYYIDPEKCQACMTCARRCPMDAIISAKKEVHIIEQDKCIRCGACFAACPPQFSAIVKLVGQPAPPPLPEGQRAVVKKSKEATA; encoded by the coding sequence ATGGCTGATCTTAGATTTAAGCCCCGGATCATCGGTTTCGTGTGCCACTGGTGAGCATACGGCGCCGCTGACCTGGCTGGAGTTTCCAGACTGCAATATACATCAGAAATGAGGCTTGTCCGTGTCATGTGCACGGGACGGGTGGACTTTACCCATATATTACGATCCTTTGCCGACGGATGTGACGGGGTGTTCGTAGGTGGTTGTCATCTCGGCGAGTGCAATTACATCACGAACGGGAATTATCACGCGCAGAACATGGTGGCTCTGACAAAGAAGCTGCTGGAGCGCATCGGGCTAAACCCCGAGCGCCTGCGGATGGCTTTCATGTCCGGTGCGGAAGCGAACCTTTACACGGAACACGTGAACAGTTTTGTCAAGAAGATCAAGGAACTCGGTCCTCTTGGCGTGATGGAGGGAATCGGGAAGGAGGATCTGGACGCCCGTCTTGCCGAACTGATCAGGCAGGTCCCCTACATCAAGATCATGACGAATGAGAAGCTGGCGAAGCAGCTGACGAATCACGAGGATGTGGAGAAGCTTTTCACCACGGAGGACGTGGAGAAGTTATTCAGCGAGAAGATCTCATACTATATTGATCCGGAAAAGTGCCAGGCCTGTATGACCTGCGCGCGGAGATGCCCGATGGATGCGATCATCAGCGCCAAGAAGGAGGTTCACATCATTGAGCAGGACAAGTGTATCCGCTGCGGGGCATGCTTTGCAGCCTGTCCGCCTCAATTCAGCGCCATCGTGAAGCTGGTCGGCCAGCCTGCTCCGCCCCCTCTGCCTGAAGGCCAGCGAGCGGTCGTCAAAAAGAGCAAGGAAGCAACTGCATAA